A region of uncultured Carboxylicivirga sp. DNA encodes the following proteins:
- the xseB gene encoding exodeoxyribonuclease VII small subunit — protein MTKKKMSYSEAMGEIEEILQQIESEELDVDDLSEKVKRVSILIKTCKDKLHKTEEEVEAILKEMEE, from the coding sequence ATGACCAAGAAGAAAATGAGCTATTCAGAGGCCATGGGAGAGATTGAAGAGATTCTTCAACAAATTGAAAGTGAAGAGTTGGATGTGGATGATTTATCTGAGAAAGTAAAAAGAGTTAGTATTTTGATAAAAACATGTAAAGATAAATTGCATAAAACAGAAGAAGAAGTTGAAGCAATTCTTAAAGAAATGGAAGAATAA
- the pepE gene encoding dipeptidase PepE, with translation MNLLLISNSTMAGEPYLDYPKNDIASFLGTSSIKCLFIPYAGVTVSFDEYESKVKKRFIEVGHDIISIHHFDDPIKAVEEAEAIVVGGGNTWQLLRMIHDHNLTAPIREKVLNGTKYIGWSAGSNLACPTIKTTNDMPIIDPLGLEALNLIPFQINPHYLDANPEGHGGETREDRILEFVEVNQKTTVAGLREGCMFIVNDGKLLYKGIHSLRIFKYGIKPYEVEQTEDFDFLLK, from the coding sequence ATGAATCTGTTATTAATTAGTAATTCTACCATGGCAGGTGAGCCTTATCTGGATTACCCTAAAAATGATATTGCCAGTTTTCTGGGCACCTCATCCATCAAATGTTTATTTATTCCTTACGCAGGTGTAACAGTGAGTTTTGATGAGTATGAATCAAAAGTAAAAAAGCGTTTTATTGAAGTTGGTCACGATATTATCTCTATACATCATTTTGATGATCCGATAAAGGCAGTGGAAGAAGCAGAAGCGATTGTTGTTGGAGGAGGAAACACATGGCAATTGCTAAGAATGATACACGATCATAATTTAACTGCACCCATTAGAGAAAAGGTTTTAAATGGAACGAAATATATTGGCTGGAGTGCCGGATCAAATCTGGCTTGTCCGACTATTAAAACTACCAACGACATGCCTATCATTGATCCATTGGGATTGGAAGCCTTGAATCTAATTCCTTTCCAAATAAATCCCCATTATTTGGATGCAAATCCTGAAGGCCATGGAGGTGAAACCCGAGAAGATCGTATTCTGGAGTTTGTGGAAGTAAACCAAAAAACAACAGTTGCCGGCTTGCGCGAAGGCTGCATGTTTATTGTGAACGATGGAAAATTATTATACAAAGGGATTCACTCTTTGCGGATTTTTAAATATGGAATCAAGCCATACGAAGTTGAGCAAACAGAAGACTTTGATTTCTTATTAAAATAA
- a CDS encoding S8 family serine peptidase: MIKLNTLLLLLFLSTYALLGQSNGYFVQFSDKNNSSFSLDKPTEFLTQRAIDRRLRQNIEITDEDLPVSEKYIDSLKSLGIDVRYTTKWLNGAVVFSSDSELMDTLSNYGFVSFVEMTTRSNYVSTVVKFNEGQGVFKSKLEEEYGYAWDQIRKVNGHYLHENGYKGEGIQIAVLDAGFNSADNMPSLQHLWDNGQIIGYKDFVNPHSDFFSTHYHGMKVLSIMGGEISGSYLGTAPKASYWLLRTEDVATETPVEPDYWVCAAEFADSVGADVINSSLGYYEFDSPFTSYTYQTLDGTSRASKAAEIAASKGMVVVVSAGNEGDDNWHYIGVPADAKNILSVAAMSPDSTRAYFSSYGPSYDQRVKPEVAAVGYYTAVQSLGGGIEFGAGTSYSSPVIAGLVASLWQALPNYSSLDIINLITSSSSNFTNPDDSFGYGIPDFNLALKTDIDSQLDEELEWNVSPNPFNNYLLIKPSITNNLINNVNISLYDIAGNIIFSGHSEVGEMIKLEGFYNTSKGIYILIIESDFGKKYYKVLKN, encoded by the coding sequence ATGATTAAACTAAATACTCTTTTACTCCTACTTTTTTTATCCACTTATGCTTTGCTGGGTCAAAGTAATGGGTATTTTGTGCAATTCTCAGATAAAAATAATTCATCCTTTAGTCTCGATAAACCTACAGAATTTTTAACTCAAAGAGCAATTGACAGGCGGCTCAGACAGAATATTGAAATTACCGATGAAGACCTGCCGGTATCTGAGAAATATATCGATAGTTTGAAGTCACTGGGAATTGATGTGAGATACACCACAAAATGGTTGAACGGTGCAGTTGTGTTTTCTTCCGACTCTGAATTGATGGATACTTTATCCAACTATGGTTTTGTATCTTTTGTAGAGATGACAACAAGAAGTAACTATGTTAGTACGGTTGTGAAGTTTAATGAGGGGCAAGGAGTATTTAAATCAAAATTAGAAGAGGAATATGGGTATGCATGGGATCAGATACGAAAAGTAAACGGTCATTATCTTCATGAGAATGGTTATAAAGGAGAAGGAATTCAAATAGCTGTCTTGGATGCTGGTTTTAATTCGGCTGATAACATGCCAAGTTTGCAGCACTTATGGGATAATGGACAGATTATTGGATATAAAGATTTTGTAAATCCTCATTCCGATTTTTTTAGCACTCATTATCATGGAATGAAGGTTCTTTCCATTATGGGTGGAGAAATATCGGGTTCATATTTGGGAACAGCTCCAAAAGCTTCCTACTGGTTGTTACGAACAGAAGATGTTGCAACCGAAACACCTGTTGAACCAGATTACTGGGTTTGTGCTGCAGAATTTGCCGATAGTGTGGGTGCTGATGTCATCAATAGTTCATTGGGATATTATGAGTTTGATTCGCCTTTTACATCATATACTTATCAAACACTGGATGGAACATCAAGAGCATCGAAAGCTGCTGAAATTGCAGCTTCTAAAGGTATGGTAGTGGTGGTTAGTGCGGGTAATGAAGGGGATGATAACTGGCATTATATTGGTGTGCCTGCAGATGCTAAAAATATTTTATCGGTGGCAGCCATGAGTCCTGATAGTACGAGAGCGTATTTCTCGTCTTACGGTCCAAGTTATGATCAAAGGGTGAAACCTGAAGTTGCTGCAGTGGGTTATTATACTGCTGTTCAAAGTTTGGGTGGCGGTATTGAATTTGGTGCCGGAACGTCATACTCATCACCGGTTATTGCAGGTTTAGTTGCGAGTTTATGGCAGGCATTGCCAAATTATAGTTCGTTGGATATTATAAATCTGATCACGAGTAGTTCTTCAAATTTTACTAACCCCGATGATTCTTTTGGTTACGGAATACCTGATTTTAATTTGGCATTGAAAACCGATATTGATAGTCAATTGGATGAAGAATTAGAATGGAATGTTAGCCCCAATCCGTTTAATAATTATTTGTTGATAAAACCTTCGATCACTAATAACCTCATTAATAACGTAAATATCAGTTTATACGATATTGCAGGTAATATTATTTTTTCGGGTCATAGCGAGGTTGGCGAAATGATTAAGTTGGAAGGTTTTTATAATACCTCAAAAGGAATATATATTCTTATCATTGAATCGGATTTTGGGAAGAAGTATTATAAGGTCTTGAAGAATTAA
- the xseA gene encoding exodeoxyribonuclease VII large subunit, whose amino-acid sequence MPEHISLSQLNSQVKEAISMSFPDTVWVIAEISEIRTVRSGHCYLELIEKDDATDTVKAKARATIWAFTYRMLKPYFETTTKQELTSGLKVLIRASVEFQEVYGFSLNIKDIDPSYTLGDIARKRLEVIRKLEEEGVMEMNKEVELTTVPQKLAVISSPTAAGYEDFINQLENNPYAFKIYHKLFQATMQGNEADQSIISALERIYAYEDFFDAVIIIRGGGSTADLMCFDSYWLALNIAQFPLPVLTGIGHERDESIADMVAHTRLKTPTAVAEFIVDRISDFNAYLEDVKEHFIDEVTDQLKNQKHRLDIAVNTLQPIVSKVITQKRRQPLEAAQRLNFVVKSYFDNQQLYFTHVKESVHYLVKKQVNSGLKQCQFHQTQLKIEVAAYLKNASQKLLLAEKTTKLSDPENVLERGYSITFKEQLPLKSTDKIKEGDLLHTKLQKGLIISKVEKIIK is encoded by the coding sequence ATGCCCGAACACATTTCACTATCTCAATTAAACAGTCAGGTCAAAGAGGCAATAAGTATGTCTTTCCCAGATACTGTATGGGTTATCGCTGAGATTAGTGAGATTAGAACTGTAAGAAGCGGACACTGTTATCTTGAGTTGATCGAAAAGGATGATGCAACAGATACTGTTAAAGCTAAAGCCCGAGCTACCATCTGGGCTTTTACCTACCGGATGCTGAAACCTTATTTCGAAACAACCACTAAGCAAGAACTTACCAGTGGCTTAAAAGTGCTGATAAGAGCAAGTGTTGAATTTCAGGAAGTTTATGGCTTTAGTTTAAATATTAAAGATATTGACCCATCCTATACCCTGGGGGATATTGCCCGGAAAAGACTGGAAGTTATCCGGAAACTGGAAGAGGAGGGTGTGATGGAAATGAATAAAGAGGTTGAACTTACTACAGTTCCTCAAAAGTTGGCCGTTATTTCATCTCCAACAGCAGCCGGATATGAAGATTTTATTAATCAGTTGGAAAATAACCCTTACGCATTTAAGATTTACCATAAACTCTTTCAGGCAACCATGCAAGGGAACGAGGCTGATCAATCAATTATTTCAGCACTGGAGAGGATTTATGCTTATGAAGACTTTTTTGATGCAGTGATTATTATTAGAGGTGGAGGATCAACAGCTGATTTAATGTGTTTCGATAGTTACTGGCTGGCACTTAATATTGCTCAATTTCCATTACCTGTACTAACTGGTATAGGTCACGAACGGGATGAATCAATTGCAGATATGGTTGCTCATACACGCTTAAAAACACCAACTGCTGTTGCTGAATTTATAGTTGATCGAATAAGTGATTTTAATGCGTATCTCGAAGATGTAAAAGAGCATTTTATTGATGAGGTGACGGATCAGTTAAAAAATCAGAAACATCGTCTTGATATTGCTGTTAATACTCTGCAACCTATTGTTAGTAAGGTTATCACTCAGAAAAGAAGGCAGCCTTTAGAAGCTGCTCAGCGATTGAATTTTGTAGTGAAATCTTATTTTGATAATCAGCAATTGTATTTCACTCACGTTAAGGAATCGGTGCATTACCTTGTTAAAAAGCAGGTGAACAGTGGACTAAAACAATGCCAGTTTCATCAAACCCAATTGAAGATTGAAGTGGCAGCATATCTTAAAAATGCCTCACAAAAGTTGCTGTTGGCTGAAAAAACAACCAAGTTATCTGATCCTGAGAATGTACTTGAAAGAGGTTATTCAATTACCTTTAAAGAACAACTTCCACTTAAATCAACCGATAAAATAAAAGAAGGAGATTTACTACATACTAAACTTCAAAAAGGTTTAATTATTAGTAAAGTAGAAAAAATAATCAAGTAG
- a CDS encoding toxin-antitoxin system YwqK family antitoxin, protein MKNSQRFLSALVILFCALNMNAQVTDVFGNKIPAKKKEVVPVPDNYNQTDAKGLKQGLWEKRYTNGAPLYKATFKDDKPVGEYIRYYPNGKMSLRIIYDESGVNGNAEMFNDAEELTSSGNFVGKDKDGKWIYYSSKEVIASTEEYKNNKPHGETIIYYPGGQVAESYTSVNGLKHGPWLKFFKSGAPMLKANYVNDKLDGSYLYYYESGQLEIEANYKNNLEDGKWTFFHQDGKVNYELKYSEGTLLNPEVLDAIRAAEQADFEKNKGKIKDPEKMQNNPEGYYR, encoded by the coding sequence ATGAAAAACTCACAACGCTTTTTATCTGCATTGGTAATTTTATTTTGTGCATTAAATATGAACGCTCAGGTTACAGATGTTTTTGGTAATAAAATTCCCGCAAAGAAAAAGGAGGTTGTGCCTGTTCCAGATAACTACAATCAAACAGATGCAAAAGGGTTGAAGCAAGGGCTATGGGAAAAGCGTTATACCAATGGTGCGCCTTTATACAAGGCAACCTTTAAGGATGATAAACCTGTAGGTGAGTATATCCGTTATTACCCGAATGGAAAAATGAGTCTGCGAATTATTTATGATGAGTCAGGCGTGAATGGTAATGCCGAAATGTTTAATGACGCAGAGGAACTAACGTCATCTGGTAATTTTGTTGGAAAGGATAAAGATGGTAAATGGATCTATTATTCTTCTAAAGAAGTGATTGCCTCAACCGAGGAGTATAAAAACAACAAACCGCATGGCGAAACAATAATATATTATCCGGGTGGTCAAGTTGCTGAATCATATACCTCTGTTAATGGGTTGAAACATGGGCCGTGGCTTAAGTTTTTCAAAAGTGGAGCTCCTATGTTAAAGGCTAATTATGTTAATGATAAGCTTGATGGGAGTTATTTGTATTACTACGAAAGTGGTCAGCTTGAAATTGAAGCCAATTATAAAAATAATTTAGAGGATGGCAAGTGGACTTTCTTTCATCAGGATGGAAAAGTTAATTATGAGCTGAAATACAGCGAAGGAACTTTATTAAACCCTGAAGTTTTGGATGCTATAAGAGCTGCTGAGCAGGCAGATTTCGAAAAAAATAAAGGAAAGATTAAAGATCCGGAAAAGATGCAAAATAATCCGGAAGGATATTATAGATAA
- a CDS encoding tetratricopeptide repeat-containing sensor histidine kinase: MITNQLRYLVTFLFLLSFLTFNAQDSTMHQEPDTVDGIGSSLDYKDQMNKLMDAKDVLLACENAEKKELSNVDKFNLYLETGIRLYDLMDSENAGIYLNKAKAISSKEKTDSQLGRLYNYIGWLASDHNSYGEAIGYFQAASQYYSKAGQYISQGNTYNSIGAMYWYQRNYALALNYFNQAYELGVKSDDTELILKGLTNKGVVLNQLAQYTEALSCLEKALELNQVSGNDASRASLLNNMGNLHYALKQYQLALRYYNDAMKLYVMLEDNSGIGSCHNNLGEVYLQLGNIGAALDSYETSLQFVNKDDDSSSIAVAYVNIGRAHQSNKAYQQAVSYFERALKIMITHEDASLEAETYLHLAQTVIASKNYSEAHQYLNKAITISKKIGEKTILADCYNTQSGLYEKEGIFKEALKSQKLYSSLKDSITDEQALINSARMEAVYNLLEKDATISKLEQDNMSKEEDLERLKETRTLYLIISAALFGSIIFLILLFRLKRKTSIQLKEKNKELAQLNATKDKFFSIIAHDLKSPFSSLMGFAEMLCLHAETKNTKEVIDYAQVIHNSTKRLLGLVENLLQWSRTQLGTTEYKPMQIDVSIHTHNIVSLLRLNAEEKDIVISPKVEKDLVAWADLNLFSTVLRNLISNAIKFSRVGSVIYVIAHKNNDLIEVSVSDSGVGIRQENIEKLFQVDTAFTTKGTFNEKGTGIGLVLCKEFVEINKGSIWVESELEKGSTFTFTLPINNVE, encoded by the coding sequence ATGATTACAAATCAATTACGTTACCTGGTAACGTTTCTTTTTCTTCTGTCATTTCTGACTTTTAATGCACAAGATTCTACTATGCATCAGGAGCCAGACACTGTTGATGGGATAGGTTCATCGCTTGATTATAAAGATCAGATGAACAAACTCATGGATGCAAAAGATGTATTGCTGGCTTGTGAAAATGCAGAAAAGAAAGAATTATCAAATGTCGATAAATTTAATCTTTATCTCGAGACTGGTATCAGACTGTATGATTTGATGGATAGTGAAAATGCCGGAATCTATCTTAATAAAGCTAAAGCCATCTCTTCAAAGGAAAAAACAGATAGTCAATTAGGAAGATTATATAATTACATTGGATGGTTAGCTTCTGATCATAATTCATATGGTGAAGCCATTGGTTATTTTCAGGCAGCCTCTCAATATTATTCAAAAGCCGGACAATACATTAGTCAGGGTAATACTTACAATAGTATTGGTGCTATGTATTGGTATCAGCGAAATTATGCATTGGCACTCAATTATTTCAATCAGGCATATGAATTAGGTGTTAAAAGTGATGATACCGAATTGATTTTAAAAGGACTTACTAATAAAGGTGTTGTTTTAAATCAGCTGGCACAGTATACCGAAGCATTAAGCTGTTTGGAAAAAGCATTGGAACTTAATCAAGTTTCGGGCAATGATGCCAGCAGGGCAAGTTTGCTGAATAATATGGGTAATCTTCACTATGCATTGAAACAATATCAATTGGCTTTACGATATTACAACGATGCTATGAAGCTTTATGTAATGCTGGAGGATAATTCAGGCATTGGAAGCTGTCATAACAATCTGGGTGAGGTTTATTTGCAGTTAGGAAATATTGGTGCAGCCCTTGATAGTTACGAAACATCTCTTCAATTTGTTAATAAGGATGATGATAGTTCGTCAATAGCTGTTGCATATGTTAATATTGGAAGGGCGCATCAAAGTAATAAGGCATATCAGCAAGCTGTTTCTTATTTTGAAAGAGCCTTGAAGATAATGATTACTCATGAAGACGCCTCCCTTGAGGCAGAAACATATTTGCATTTAGCTCAGACAGTTATTGCTTCAAAGAATTATTCAGAAGCTCATCAATATTTAAATAAGGCAATTACTATTTCTAAAAAAATCGGTGAGAAGACGATATTGGCAGATTGTTACAACACACAATCCGGTTTATATGAAAAAGAAGGCATTTTTAAAGAGGCTTTGAAGTCACAGAAGTTATACTCTTCTCTGAAAGATTCCATTACGGACGAACAGGCATTAATTAATTCTGCTCGTATGGAAGCTGTTTATAATTTGCTTGAAAAGGATGCAACTATCTCAAAGTTGGAGCAGGATAACATGTCGAAAGAAGAAGACCTGGAAAGGTTGAAAGAAACCCGCACATTATATCTGATAATCAGTGCTGCATTGTTTGGTTCCATTATTTTCCTGATTTTGTTATTCCGTTTAAAGAGAAAAACATCTATTCAACTAAAAGAAAAGAATAAAGAACTGGCGCAATTAAATGCAACTAAAGATAAGTTCTTTTCAATCATAGCTCATGATTTAAAAAGTCCGTTTAGCTCCTTAATGGGATTTGCCGAGATGCTTTGTTTGCATGCCGAGACAAAAAATACAAAAGAAGTTATTGATTATGCACAGGTTATACATAACTCAACCAAACGTTTGTTAGGCCTTGTCGAAAACCTATTGCAGTGGTCGCGAACACAGTTGGGTACAACAGAATATAAACCCATGCAGATTGATGTATCTATTCACACTCATAACATTGTTTCTTTGCTTCGTTTAAATGCTGAAGAAAAAGATATTGTTATCAGTCCGAAAGTAGAAAAGGATCTTGTTGCATGGGCCGATCTGAATTTGTTTAGTACTGTTTTACGCAACCTGATTAGTAATGCCATCAAATTTTCGCGTGTTGGAAGTGTTATCTATGTAATAGCTCATAAGAATAATGATTTGATCGAAGTATCTGTTTCTGACTCAGGGGTTGGAATCAGACAGGAAAACATAGAAAAACTTTTTCAGGTTGATACTGCTTTTACCACAAAGGGAACTTTTAATGAGAAAGGAACTGGTATTGGGTTGGTGTTGTGTAAAGAGTTTGTTGAAATAAACAAAGGAAGTATCTGGGTTGAGAGTGAATTGGAAAAAGGTAGTACATTTACCTTTACATTACCCATTAATAATGTTGAATAA